The stretch of DNA ATCCCGAAGCTTGATCATGATCGTCGCGGTCCTGGCGTGTGCGAATATCTGACCGGGACGCCAACCCTGCGTCGCGAAAGCCGCGTGCGTGGTCGCCGGCACGGGCATGTCCGTCATCATGTAGCCCGCTTCGTCCAGATGGATGCCGGCGGACATCGGAATTTCGTTGGCGCGAAGGCGGACGTCCGGGAGGGCGCCGCAGACCGTGATGAGCGGATCGAAGAAAAAGTCGTACCCGCCGCCGTAAACGCCGCTGTCGCGAAGGACGATCGGCGAGCCGATGCCCCCCGCCGCCAGGACCACCACCGGCGCGAAAATCCTCCGCCGCTCACCGCGCCATTCGTATTCGACGCCCGCCGCGGTCCTGCGGTTTTCGATGATCACGCGACGCACGTGCGCGTGGTTTTGCAAGACCGCGCCCCCGGCCACGGCTTCGTCCACGTACATGCGCGCGCTCCATTTCACGCCATGGGGATCGCCGTAGTATCCGAAGCGAAATTCCGGGCGCCACTTTTTCTGATCCATGAACTTGTCGAGCGGGCGCCAGTCGAAGCCGGTTTGGCGAGCCGCGTCCATGATGCGGTTGGCCATCGGCGACATCATCTCGTCCTTGAGCGGCCCGATCGGCAACTCGCGCCGCGTCTCCTCGATCTCGCCGCGGATTTCGACGCCGTGGCGTTCGAGCATTTCAAAGGCCGGCGAAAACGCGGTGCCGTAATAAAATATCGAGCTGCCGCCCGTGGTGATGCCGCGAACCATCCCCAGGAGTTCCGGCGTGACAAGCAGGCCGCGCCCCGGCCAGAGCAATTCCGTCAGGTATTGCCGAAAATCTCCACGAATCGGGCCGCCCGGACCCCGTTCCAGCATCAGGACTTTTTTGCCTTGAAGGGTCAGTTCGCGGGCGACGGTCGCGCCGCCCGGTCCTGTCCCGACGACGATGGCATCGAATGTCGAATGGTTGTCCGGTTCCATGAAGGCGCACACTCCCCGCTATGGCCCATCGCCATCGAATTGTAAGTAATTTTACGAAATATTGCGCCCCGCGCGGTAAGCCGTAAAGACGCCGGCGACCGATTC from bacterium encodes:
- a CDS encoding FAD-dependent oxidoreductase, with amino-acid sequence MEPDNHSTFDAIVVGTGPGGATVARELTLQGKKVLMLERGPGGPIRGDFRQYLTELLWPGRGLLVTPELLGMVRGITTGGSSIFYYGTAFSPAFEMLERHGVEIRGEIEETRRELPIGPLKDEMMSPMANRIMDAARQTGFDWRPLDKFMDQKKWRPEFRFGYYGDPHGVKWSARMYVDEAVAGGAVLQNHAHVRRVIIENRRTAAGVEYEWRGERRRIFAPVVVLAAGGIGSPIVLRDSGVYGGGYDFFFDPLITVCGALPDVRLRANEIPMSAGIHLDEAGYMMTDMPVPATTHAAFATQGWRPGQIFAHARTATIMIKLRDSLGGRLTDRGGVRKKLGKDDRANLAHGFENARKILTAAGAKDVYKSWCLAAHPGGTVKIGEMVDAGLKTRIDNLYVCDCSVIPESWGLPPVLTLIGLGKRLARRLSA